In Drosophila santomea strain STO CAGO 1482 chromosome 2L, Prin_Dsan_1.1, whole genome shotgun sequence, a single window of DNA contains:
- the LOC120450500 gene encoding protein rolling stone encodes MRDKSQEPCCLPLKEEFQRSKFSLHHDDPGVFCRSQWQKGDRNFIWLLYRWILAAFFAAGVIGSMVQTFNGGRWFIYLTDWGFSLCFYCCTYGAIIATIYFIKPSYFAPGSWALKIYWISHYTTVVLAMMITLVFWAALYPSMPGMGAELYNLWAHAFNSVCMVFDCFMVAFPTRIMHFVYPFTAGITYGIFSLIYFWAGGVDPMGNRFIYFILDWERPGLAIGTVCGCVVLVSCFCVLVFGIYRLRISIYESCCKKPEEIPATSAPSKEPAQTV; translated from the exons ATGCGCGACAAGAGCCAGGAGCCCTGTTGCCTGCCCCTGAAGGAGGAGTTCCAACGCTCCAAGTTCTCCCTGCACCACGATGATCCTGGCGTCTTCTGTCGCTCGCAATGGCAGAAGGGCGATCGCAACTTCATCTGGCTGCTCTACCGATGGATTCTGGCTGCCTTCTTCGCCGCCGGCGTGATTGGCAGCATGGTTCAGACCTTCAACGGTGGTCGCTGGTTCATTTATCTCACGGATTGGGGATTTTCCCTGTGCTTTTATTGCTGCACCTATGGCGCCATAATCGCCACCATCTACTTCATAAAGCCCTCTTACTTCG CTCCTGGCAGTTGGGCATTGAAGATCTACTGGATATCCCACTACACAACTGTGGTTCTAGCCATGATGATCACCCTGGTCTTCTGGGCCGCCCTATATCCAT CTATGCCTGGAATGGGTGCTGAGCTATACAACTTGTGGGCGCATGCGTTTAACTCCGTTTGCATGGTCTTCGATTGCTTTATGGTGGCTTTTCCCACCAGAATTATGCACTTCGTGTATCCCTTTACCGCTGGCATTACCTATGGAATATTCTCTCTGATTTACTTTTGGGCTGGCGGTGTAGATCC AATGGGAAATCGCTTCATCTACTTCATCTTAGACTGGGAGCGACCAGGTCTGGCCATTGGAActgtgtgtggatgtgtggtTCTGGTCAGCTGCTTTTGTGTGTTGGTCTTTGGAATCTACAGGTTACGTATCTCAATCTACGAATCGTGCTGTAAGAAACCTGAGGAAATTCCAGCTACTTCTGCTCCATCTAAAGAACCAGCACAAACCGTTTGA
- the LOC120453197 gene encoding UPF0585 protein CG18661 isoform X2, which produces MSFAKSSHPSADRNSQPISEALLSQVDKTTKNLQLLEIASGSGQHAGFLAPLLPNISFQPTEYERSQFGSIAAYAADCPTGNIRPPFHVDITRDPRDWEAHPAPGSYDYMFNSNMMHISPWVCSIGLFRAAGQLLKKGGRMFTYGPYAQDGILVPQSNVNFDRSLRQRDASWGVRDIKDLQVLAAENGLQLEKLVEMPSNNKFLTWLKL; this is translated from the exons ATGAG CTTTGCCAAGAGCTCGCATCCATCGGCGGATCGTAATTCGCAACCGATTTCGGAGGCGCTACTCTCTCAGGTGGACAAAACCACCAAGAATTTGCAATTGCTGGAGATTGCTTCGGGCTCAGGACAACATGCGGGATTCCTGGCGCCCCTGCTGCCCAACATCAGCTTCCAGCCGACGGAGTACGAAAGGAGCCAGTTCGGTTCGATTGCTGCCTATGCAGCGGACTGTCCCACTGGAAATATTCGCCCACCATTCCATGTGGACATCACACGAGATCCCAGAGACTGGGAGGCTCACCCAGCACCTGGCAGCTACGACTACATGTTCAACTCCAACATGATGCACATCAGTCCGTGGGTCTGCTCTATAGGACTATTCCGGGCCGCCGGACAGCTGCTGAAGAAGGGCGGCAGGATGTTCACCTATGGTCCATATGCACAAGACGGCATCCTCGTTCCCCAGAGCAATGTGAACTTCGATCGAAGCCTTCGCCAGAGAGACGCCTCTTGGGGCGTTCGCGACATTAAGGACCTGCAGGTCTTGGCGGCCGAAAACGGCCTGCAGCTGGAAAAGCTGGTGGAGATGCCGTCAAACAACAAGTTCCTGACCTGGCTAAAGCTGTAA
- the LOC120453191 gene encoding trypsin-1, translating to MRPSIGLTGMAKTILQLFLGGILLVSLSLGATVRRPRLDGRIVGGQVASIKDIPYQVSLQRSYHFCGGSLIAQGWVLTAAHCTEGSAILSSKVRIGSSRTSVGGQLVGIKRVHRHPKFDAYTIDFDFSLLELEEYSAKNVTQAFVGLPEQDADIADGTPVLVSGWGNTQSAQETSAILRSVTVPKVSQTQCTEAYGNFGSITDRMLCAGLPEGGKDACQGDSGGPLAADGVLWGVVSWGYGCARPNYPGVYSRVSAVRDWIGSVSGI from the coding sequence ATGCGACCGAGCATTGGATTGACCGGCATGGCAAAGACGATTCTTCAGCTCTTTCTCGGCGGGATTCTCCTGGTAAGCCTCAGCTTAGGCGCCACCGTGAGGCGCCCACGCCTGGATGGACGCATTGTGGGCGGCCAGGTGGCTAGCATAAAGGACATTCCCTACCAGGTTTCCCTGCAGCGTAGCTATCACTTCTGTGGTGGCTCCCTGATCGCTCAGGGCTGGGTACTGACAGCTGCCCACTGCACTGAAGGATCGGCCATACTCTCATCCAAGGTTCGAATTGGATCCTCTCGGACGTCTGTAGGCGGTCAATTGGTGGGGATCAAGCGAGTCCATCGACATCCCAAATTTGATGCCTACACCATCGACTTTGACTTTTCGCTACTCGAGCTGGAGGAATATAGTGCCAAGAACGTGACGCAGGCATTCGTAGGGCTGCCCGAACAGGATGCGGACATTGCCGATGGTACTCCGGTCCTGGTTTCCGGCTGGGGAAACACGCAGAGCGCCCAGGAGACCTCAGCCATCCTGCGGTCCGTTACGGTGCCCAAAGTCAGTCAGACGCAGTGCACAGAGGCGTATGGCAACTTTGGCAGCATCACGGATCGCATGCTCTGCGCCGGATTGCCGGAGGGCGGCAAGGACGCCTGTCAAGGGGACTCAGGAGGTCCTCTGGCTGCTGATGGTGTCCTTTGGGGCGTGGTCTCTTGGGGCTACGGCTGCGCCAGACCAAACTATCCCGGCGTTTACTCGCGCGTCTCTGCGGTTCGTGATTGGATTGGCTCCGTTAGTGGCATCTGA
- the LOC120453197 gene encoding UPF0585 protein CG18661 isoform X1: protein MSLTKRLLHILPRCSFAKSSHPSADRNSQPISEALLSQVDKTTKNLQLLEIASGSGQHAGFLAPLLPNISFQPTEYERSQFGSIAAYAADCPTGNIRPPFHVDITRDPRDWEAHPAPGSYDYMFNSNMMHISPWVCSIGLFRAAGQLLKKGGRMFTYGPYAQDGILVPQSNVNFDRSLRQRDASWGVRDIKDLQVLAAENGLQLEKLVEMPSNNKFLTWLKL, encoded by the exons ATGAG CCTGACCAAGCGACTCCTGCACATCCTTCCCCGTTGCAGCTTTGCCAAGAGCTCGCATCCATCGGCGGATCGTAATTCGCAACCGATTTCGGAGGCGCTACTCTCTCAGGTGGACAAAACCACCAAGAATTTGCAATTGCTGGAGATTGCTTCGGGCTCAGGACAACATGCGGGATTCCTGGCGCCCCTGCTGCCCAACATCAGCTTCCAGCCGACGGAGTACGAAAGGAGCCAGTTCGGTTCGATTGCTGCCTATGCAGCGGACTGTCCCACTGGAAATATTCGCCCACCATTCCATGTGGACATCACACGAGATCCCAGAGACTGGGAGGCTCACCCAGCACCTGGCAGCTACGACTACATGTTCAACTCCAACATGATGCACATCAGTCCGTGGGTCTGCTCTATAGGACTATTCCGGGCCGCCGGACAGCTGCTGAAGAAGGGCGGCAGGATGTTCACCTATGGTCCATATGCACAAGACGGCATCCTCGTTCCCCAGAGCAATGTGAACTTCGATCGAAGCCTTCGCCAGAGAGACGCCTCTTGGGGCGTTCGCGACATTAAGGACCTGCAGGTCTTGGCGGCCGAAAACGGCCTGCAGCTGGAAAAGCTGGTGGAGATGCCGTCAAACAACAAGTTCCTGACCTGGCTAAAGCTGTAA
- the LOC120458184 gene encoding sex-regulated protein janus-B: MEFAGKFLKPLWRPTMQVARLYCEKPMRSLVAFPVAKLESGKSKYMMAHVYIHGEMGSAKQVIRSHSKAKYHLDVYDELKKEAEAMGLCTQGLGGGYLVHDKEKKYIKLYGRSQALGKADHEAARELLKPIYNDHKIDAESGGMEP; encoded by the exons atggAGTTTGCTGGAAAATTTCTTAAACCCCTTTGGCGCCCAACGATGCAAG tGGCTCGTCTTTACTGTGAGAAGCCGATGCGAAGTCTAGTCGCATTCCCTGTTGCCAAActggaaagtggaaagtccAAGTACATGATGGCCCACGTTTACATCCACGGGGAAATGGGCAGCGCAAAGCAGGTGATTCGTAGCCATTCCAAGGCCAAGTACCATC TTGATGTGTACGATGAGTTGAAGAAGGAGGCTGAGGCGATGGGCTTGTGCACCCAGGGTCTTGGAGGTGGTTACTTGGTACACGACAAGGAAAAGAAGTACATCAAGCTCTATGGAAGATCTCAGGCCCTGGGAAAGGCCGATCACGAAGCGGCCCGGGAGCTACTGAAACCCATCTATAACGATCACAAGATCGATGCTGAATCTGGTGGAATGGAACCCTAG
- the LOC120452088 gene encoding uncharacterized protein LOC120452088: MWKNLIFCVVLVAFVAVPFADSLTCSKCNSPSGCKSPSSETCSNSTANANKNFLEGYHSNVPTVNGSLNFSCANLTYYHATNYTHTFEFLGCVFNETSVCNLSLNNTSSGWSKKCLTCGTDYCNPAGTFSSSVYTILGSAMAVILAKALS; encoded by the exons ATGTGGAAGAACTTGATTTTCTGTGTGGTCCTTGTGGCCTTTGTGGCAGTGCCGTTCG CTGACTCGCTGACCTGCTCCAAGTGCAACTCGCCGTCTGGATGCAAGAGTCCCTCCTCCGAAACCTGCTCCAATTCGACGGCCAACGCCAACAAGAATTTCCTGGAAGGCTACCATAGTAATGTGCCCACCGTTAATGGCAGTCTCAACTTTTCCTGTGCCAATCTCACTTACTACCATGCCACAA ACTACACTCACACCTTTGAGTTCCTGGGCTGCGTCTTCAACGAGACAAGTGTCTGCAATCTTTCCCTGAACAACACTTCGAGTGGATGGTCCAAGAAGTGCCTAACCTGCGGCACCGACTACTGCAATCCGGCGGGAACTTTCAGCAGCAGCGTCTATACCATTCTGGGATCCGCCATGGCCGTGATTTTGGCCAAGGCTCTAAGCTAG
- the LOC120453182 gene encoding protein rolling stone, whose protein sequence is MDNPNKESCCQSLKDEFQRSKFSLYHEDPGVFCRSQWQKGERNLIWVLYRWVLAAFFAAGVIGSMMQDFNGGRWFIYLTDWGFTLCLFTCTYGAVIATIYYFNQSYFAPGHRALKIYWISHYTTSVLSMLITTVFWAALSSTMPEVAGELYNLWCHAFNSICMVFDCFMVAYPNRLMHFVYPFSVVLIFLVHSLIYYWAGGTDIDGNRFIYFALDWARPGLAIGFVCASLALICCFSLVAFGIYRLRISMYNCCGKRQEEVPTFKATPKESSPTV, encoded by the exons ATGGACAATCCGAACAAAGAGTCCTGCTGCCAGTCCCTAAAGGATGAGTTTCAACGGTCAAAGTTCTCCCTATACCATGAAGATCCTGGAGTCTTCTGTCGCTCGCAATGGCAGAAAGGAGAGCGCAACTTAATCTGGGTTCTGTATCGATGGGTTCTGGCTGCTTTCTTTGCCGCTGGAGTCATTGGCAGCATGATGCAGGATTTCAATGGCGGCCGATGGTTTATTTATCTGACGGATTGGGGATTTACACTGTGTCTGTTTACCTGCACTTACGGTGCTGTAATCGCTACTATTTACTACTTTAATCAATCGTATTTTG CTCCCGGACACCGTGCTCTGAAAATTTACTGGATCTCCCACTACACCACATCGGTACTATCCATGTTGATAACCACCGTCTTCTGGGCAGCTCTTTCGTCAA CCATGCCCGAAGTGGCAGGTGAGCTATACAACTTGTGGTGCCATGCATTCAACTCGATTTGCATGGTCTTCGACTGCTTTATGGTGGCCTATCCTAACCGTCTCATGCACTTTGTGTATCCCTTTTCCGTTGTGCTTATATTCTTGGTGCACTCCTTGATTTACTATTGGGCCGGCGGAACTGACAT CGACGGAAATCGCTTTATCTACTTCGCCCTGGACTGGGCTCGACCCGGTCTGGCGATTGGATTCGTTTGCGCGAGTTTGGCATTGATCTGTTGCTTTTCCCTCGTGGCCTTTGGAATTTACAGGTTGCGAATTTCAATGTACAACTGTTGTGGCAAAAGGCAGGAGGAAGTACCGACCTTTAAAGCTACTCCCAAGGAATCATCACCTACTGTTTAA
- the LOC120458329 gene encoding protein rolling stone: MQLFDDFCKSFNKELQRANFGFAYNRVHLFYRSQWQKDEINTIYLLYRWIWALFFLGVYILCIIVQFCDGKFFIYMTNWGFGLCTITMLLSAVQVTCWHFDVRSTRSLVQESGHKSETSRGLKIYWWLYNMTLALALIISTVYWVFLHGKMNKPMRFPAISILTHGMNSVMMLIDFLVVAFPLRILHMVYAMSLAIFFFIFTLIYHLCGGTDEFGNHYVYPILDWNNPNRCMVTFAGIFVLIMCYWVLLFGLYKLKRMFNRAFSVVWSPHAVGLI, translated from the exons ATGCAACTTTTCGACGACTTTTGCAAGAGCTTCAACAAGGAATTGCAAAGGGCGAATTTCGGCTTTGCGTACAATCGAGTTCATTTGTTCTACAGATCTCAG TGGCAAAAAGATGAGATCAACACCATATACTTGCTCTACCGATGGATATGGGCCCTGTTTTTCCTGGGCGTGTACATTCTGTGCATTATCGTTCAGTTCTGCGACGGAAAGTTCTTCATCTACATGACCAACTGGGGATTCGGACTCTGCACGATCACCATGCTGCTCTCCGCCGTACAAGTCACCTGCTGGCACTTCGATGTGAGGAGCACCCGGAGCCTGGTACAGGAATCCGGTCACAAGTCGGAGACTTCGAGGGGCCTGAAAATCTACTGGTGGCTCTACAACATGACACTGGCGCTGGCACTGATTATATCAACAGTGTACTGGGTGTTCCTTCATGGAAAAATGA ACAAGCCCATGCGTTTCCCTGCCATCAGCATACTCACACACGGAATGAATTCGGTGATGATGCTCATCGATTTCCTGGTCGTTGCATTTCCGCTTAGGATACTGCACATGGTGTACGCGATGAGTCTGGCGATattcttctttattttcacGCTAATCTACCATTTATGCGGGGGAACAGATGA ATTTGGCAATCATTATGTGTATCCCATTCTGGACTGGAACAATCCCAACCGCTGCATGGTGACCTTTGCGGGCATCTTCGTGCTCATCATGTGCTACTGGGTGCTGCTCTTTGGACTCTACAAGCTGAAGAGAATGTTCAATAGGGCATTCAGTGTGGTTTGGTCTCCTCATGCAGTTGGCCTGATATGA
- the LOC120453174 gene encoding COP9 signalosome complex subunit 2, with product MSDNDDDFMCDDDEDYGLEYSEDSNSEPDVDLENQYYNSKALKEEEPKAALASFQKVLDLENGEKGEWGFKALKQMIKINFRLCNYDEMMVRYKQLLTYIKSAVTRNHSEKSINSILDYISTSKNMALLQNFYETTLDALRDAKNDRLWFKTNTKLGKLYFDRSDFTKLQKILKQLHQSCQTDDGEDDLKKGTQLLEIYALEIQMYTVQKNNKKLKALYEQSLHIKSAIPHPLIMGVIRECGGKMHLREGEFEKAHTDFFEAFKNYDESGSPRRTTCLKYLVLANMLMKSGINPFDSQEAKPYKNDPEILAMTNLVNSYQNNDINEFETILRQHRSNIMADQFIREHIEDLLRNIRTQVLIKLIRPYKNIAIPFIANALNIEPAEVESLLVSCILDDTIKGRIDQVNQVLQLDKINSSASRYNALEKWSNQIQSLQFAVVQKMA from the exons ATGTCCGACAACGATGATGATTTCATGTGCGACGATGATGAGGATTATGGATTG GAATATTCGGAGGATAGCAACTCGGAGCCGGATGTGGATCTGGAGAATCAGTACTACAACAGCAAGGCGCTAAAGGAGGAGGAGCCCAAGGCGGCGTTGGCCAGTTTCCAGAAGGTGCTAGACCTGGAAAATGGCGAAAAAGGAGAGTGGGGATTCAAGGCGCTGAAGCAGATGATCAAGATCAACTTTAGGCTG TGCAACTACGATGAAATGATGGTGCGCTATAAACAGCTTCTTACCTACATTAAGAGTGCTGTCACCAGGAATCATTCGGAGAAGAGCATCAATTCGATTCTGGACTATATATCCACATCGAAGAAT ATGGCACTGCTTCAGAACTTTTACGAGACCACACTGGATGCTCTGCGGGATGCCAAAAACGATCGGTTGTGGTTTAAGACCAACACCAAGCTGGGCAAACTCTACTTCGACCGCAGCGACTTCACTAAGCTGCAGAAGATATTAAAGCAGTTGCATCAAAGCTGTCAGACGGACGATGGCGAGGACGACCTGAAGAAAGGCACCCAACTCCTAGAAATCTATGCCCTGGAGATTCAGATGTACACGGTGCAGAAGAACAACAAGAAGCTTAAGGCCCTCTACGAGCAGTCACTCCACATTAAGTCGGCCATTCCCCATCCCCTCATCATGGGTGTGATCCGTGAGTGCGGCGGTAAAATGCATCTGCGAGAGGGAGAGTTCGAAAAGGCACACACGGACTTCTTTGAGGCGTTCAAGAACTACGATGAGAGCGGTTCGCCACGCAGAACCACTTGCCTAAAGTACTTGGTGTTAGCCAACAT GCTGATGAAATCAGGCATAAATCCTTTCGACTCACAGGAAGCAAAACCGTATAAGAATGATCCAGAAATCTTGGCCATGACCAACCTGGTCAACTCCTATCAAAACAACGACATTAATGAGTTTGAAACCATCTTAAGGCAACACCGCAGCAACATCATGGCCGATCAGTTTATACGGGAACACATCGAGGACTTGCTGCGTAACATTCGCACCCAGGTGCTAATAAAACTAATCAGGCCCTATAAGAACATCGCAATACCCTTCATAGCCAATGCGCTAAACATAGAGCCAGCTGAGGTGGAAAGCTTGCTGGTATCCTGCATTCTAGATGA CACAATCAAGGGACGCATCGACCAGGTGAACCAGGTGCTGCAGCTGGACAAAATCAACAGCAGTGCCTCGAGGTACAATGCCCTGGAGAAATGGTCCAACCAAATCCAATCGCTGCAGTTTGCCGTTGTCCAGAAAATGGCCTAA
- the LOC120452635 gene encoding uncharacterized protein LOC120452635 has protein sequence MYRKALIVSVLVAFVCVQIADSLVCYTCVTPKDCKSPKKVTCTNAAANETSYYLGVYHQNVQNLTSTLFDCLALKYNWNNDVIHQLHGCVHPNVGACSLALKPAYAHYNKTRCLTCSGDKCNKNPAGKMSSSTITIVASVLGLLLVKIYA, from the exons ATGTATAGAAAAGCTTTAATAGTCAGCGTGCTTGtggcatttgtgtgtgtgcaaattg CTGATTCTCTGGTGTGTTACACCTGCGTAACGCCAAAGGACTGCAAGAGTCCCAAGAAAGTCACCTGCACGAATGCGGCTGCAAACGAGACTAGTTACTACCTAGGTGTCTATCATCAGAATGTTCAGAACCTAACCAGCACGCTATTCGATTGCCTGGCTCTGAAGTACAACTGGA ACAACGATGTGATCCATCAGCTGCATGGCTGCGTGCATCCAAATGTTGGAGCCTGCAGCTTGGCCCTTAAGCCGGCCTATGCCCACTACAATAAGACCCGTTGTCTCACCTGTTCGGGTGACAAGTGCAACAAGAATCCGGCCGGAAAGATGAGCAGCAGTACTATCACCATAGTGGCCAGCGTTCTGGGTCTCTTGCTGGTCAAGATCTATGCCTAG